The following proteins come from a genomic window of Blastococcus sp. HT6-30:
- a CDS encoding SDR family oxidoreductase — protein sequence MTTGGRPVAVVTGGARGLGEAIATRLAADGHDVVIADILEETARETARRIGDQGTGGALGVGVDVRDDASVDAAVNQVRDAFGRLDVLVNNAGVVVRSRSEEISTDEWLRELDINLGGTMRFSRAAFGMLRESPNGSIVNLASVGSTLGLNLRLGYTATKTGIVGVTRELAAEWGRQGIRVNAVAPGYMDTTMTRTGLAAGVLDEQLLLQRTPLGRLGRADEVAAAVSFLVSPDASFVTGVMLPVDGGIIIDGTFHRLDDQA from the coding sequence GTGACCACCGGGGGACGCCCGGTCGCGGTGGTCACCGGAGGAGCGCGGGGGCTCGGCGAGGCGATCGCGACCAGGCTGGCGGCCGACGGGCACGACGTCGTGATCGCGGACATCCTGGAGGAGACCGCGCGCGAGACGGCCCGGAGGATCGGCGACCAGGGAACCGGCGGCGCGCTCGGGGTCGGGGTCGACGTCCGGGACGACGCCAGCGTGGACGCCGCTGTGAACCAGGTCCGCGATGCCTTCGGGCGGTTGGACGTCCTGGTGAACAACGCCGGTGTCGTGGTGCGGTCCCGCTCGGAGGAAATCAGCACGGACGAGTGGCTGCGCGAGCTGGACATCAACCTGGGCGGGACCATGCGGTTCTCCCGGGCGGCGTTCGGCATGCTGCGCGAGAGCCCCAACGGCTCCATCGTCAACCTCGCATCGGTCGGCTCCACGCTCGGACTGAACCTGCGGCTGGGGTACACGGCCACCAAGACCGGGATCGTCGGGGTGACCAGGGAGCTGGCCGCCGAGTGGGGCCGTCAGGGGATCAGGGTGAACGCGGTGGCGCCGGGCTACATGGACACCACCATGACCCGGACGGGACTCGCGGCCGGCGTCCTCGACGAGCAGCTCCTGCTCCAGCGCACGCCGCTCGGCCGGCTCGGACGTGCCGACGAGGTGGCGGCAGCGGTCTCGTTCCTGGTCTCGCCGGACGCCTCGTTCGTCACCGGCGTGATGCTTCCGGTGGACGGCGGGATCATCATCGACGGAACCTTCCACCGCCTCGACGACCAGGCGTAG
- a CDS encoding tripartite tricarboxylate transporter substrate binding protein, with protein MSTRNSHRMVWSVGITLVAASVAGCGAGDSGSGGGGDSFPDDTIEIVVGFAAGGSTDTSVRALAAEAEETCDTNVIISNQPGSSGAIALDAVANAEPDGYTLATTATELSLLHHLGISDVTHEDFAAVMRYALDPHGLFTSPDSPYDTLDDVIAAAESGTTINVATAGTGGVYHLAMEAIALDAGVSGSFVNVPFDGDANAIPAAIRGEADLVITPVNQVLDEMEAGDLVGLASFSEERVDIAPDLPTLVEQGIDWTSASVYGLAAPAGTPEERVAALDECFSAAFESEGFQSFMEDRGITPAQLGHEEFDEYLRESSESFGEVIDATGMTAG; from the coding sequence ATGAGCACTCGGAACAGCCATCGCATGGTCTGGAGCGTCGGTATTACGCTCGTCGCGGCGTCGGTTGCCGGCTGCGGTGCGGGGGACAGCGGCTCGGGTGGCGGCGGGGACTCGTTTCCGGACGATACCATCGAGATCGTCGTGGGTTTCGCGGCAGGGGGCAGCACGGACACGAGCGTGCGCGCGCTCGCGGCCGAGGCCGAGGAGACGTGTGACACCAACGTCATCATCAGCAACCAGCCCGGTTCCTCGGGCGCCATCGCGCTGGACGCCGTCGCGAATGCGGAGCCCGACGGGTACACGCTCGCGACGACCGCCACGGAGCTGAGCCTGCTGCACCACCTCGGCATCAGCGACGTGACGCACGAGGACTTCGCTGCTGTCATGCGGTATGCCCTCGACCCGCATGGCCTGTTCACGTCGCCGGACTCCCCGTATGACACCCTCGACGACGTGATCGCCGCCGCGGAGAGCGGGACGACGATCAACGTGGCCACGGCCGGAACCGGCGGGGTGTACCACCTGGCGATGGAAGCGATCGCGCTCGACGCCGGGGTGTCCGGAAGCTTCGTCAACGTGCCGTTCGACGGTGACGCGAACGCCATCCCCGCAGCCATCCGCGGCGAGGCCGATCTGGTCATCACGCCGGTGAACCAGGTGCTGGACGAGATGGAGGCCGGCGACCTCGTCGGGCTGGCCAGCTTCTCGGAGGAGCGTGTCGACATCGCGCCCGACCTGCCCACGCTGGTGGAGCAGGGAATTGATTGGACGTCGGCGTCGGTCTACGGGCTCGCCGCTCCCGCGGGGACGCCGGAGGAGCGAGTGGCTGCCCTCGACGAGTGCTTCTCGGCAGCCTTCGAATCCGAGGGGTTCCAGTCGTTCATGGAGGACCGGGGGATCACCCCGGCGCAGCTGGGCCACGAGGAGTTCGACGAGTACCTGCGCGAGTCCTCCGAGTCGTTCGGTGAGGTCATCGACGCCACGGGCATGACGGCGGGGTAA
- a CDS encoding tripartite tricarboxylate transporter TctB family protein — protein MLILVAVAVYALTLDFPAPDSGDPGVAVLPRAAAVFLGLCAIPLLLRPEPGSPLPRGAAAWRVLASVGLLLAYIAALEPVGFTLSTAVFLLLQGLILARSHIVALSVSAVVVAFGLYYLFRELLGVPLPRSPWFGGFL, from the coding sequence ATGCTCATTCTCGTGGCGGTCGCTGTCTACGCTCTGACGCTCGACTTCCCGGCGCCCGATTCGGGCGATCCGGGGGTGGCGGTGCTGCCCCGTGCCGCAGCAGTCTTCCTGGGGCTCTGCGCCATTCCCCTCCTTCTGCGTCCGGAGCCGGGCTCGCCGCTTCCCCGTGGAGCGGCGGCGTGGCGGGTGCTGGCATCGGTCGGTCTGCTCCTGGCGTACATCGCCGCACTCGAGCCCGTGGGCTTCACGCTGTCCACCGCGGTGTTCCTGTTGCTGCAGGGCCTGATCCTGGCTCGTAGCCACATCGTCGCGCTGTCCGTCTCCGCCGTCGTGGTGGCGTTCGGGCTCTACTACCTCTTCCGGGAGCTCCTGGGTGTCCCGCTTCCCCGGAGCCCGTGGTTCGGAGGATTTCTGTGA
- a CDS encoding tripartite tricarboxylate transporter permease, producing MTDWVTGLTAVVEPAVVLMIPVGVLLGIMVGAIPGLSATVGITLFLPFTFALDPLTGLVLLLGIYNGASYSGAIPAILIRTPGTPAAAATVLDGYPMTQKGLAGQALSVSLFASVAGGLIGGLLLALFAPPLADVALNFGSAQYFAVAILALTIIGSLGGHSVAKGFISAALGLLVVSVGYDSVSNYARFSFGNVQLSSGLELIPLLVGLFGVAEALLQIEKHAVASGRVPLGSFRISRSKLRSLTPGVFGGTGVGFFTGLLPGVGGDIGGFVAYNETRRFARDKSAFGQGDPRGVATAEAANNASNMGSLVPTLALGIPGNTQAAVMMGALLIHGLQPGPALFSGRPDLVYGSFVAMLLSFVVMLVLGLAGVRLWARMIQVPSQYLWPAVLVLSVVGSYAVRTNPFDVLVMAGAGVLGYFMAKASIPVAPFLIGVIVGPIAEENYRRAMITHDGSYSWMLEPLTFTLLALAVLSVVGSLWRSRRDRRRADAEAQGVSGGV from the coding sequence GTGACCGACTGGGTGACCGGTCTGACCGCGGTCGTCGAACCCGCCGTCGTTCTCATGATTCCCGTCGGCGTTCTCCTCGGGATCATGGTGGGCGCCATCCCGGGCCTGTCGGCCACCGTCGGCATCACGCTGTTCCTGCCGTTCACCTTCGCCCTGGATCCTCTGACCGGCCTCGTGCTCCTGCTGGGCATCTACAACGGGGCCAGCTACTCGGGGGCCATCCCGGCGATCCTGATCCGCACACCCGGGACGCCGGCAGCCGCGGCCACGGTCCTCGACGGCTACCCCATGACGCAGAAAGGTCTGGCCGGCCAGGCGCTGAGCGTCTCGCTGTTCGCCTCGGTGGCCGGCGGGTTGATCGGTGGACTGCTCCTGGCGCTCTTCGCTCCACCACTGGCCGACGTCGCGCTGAACTTCGGCTCGGCACAGTACTTCGCCGTGGCCATCCTCGCCCTGACCATCATCGGTTCGCTGGGCGGGCACTCGGTGGCCAAGGGGTTCATCAGCGCGGCGCTGGGCCTGCTCGTCGTGAGTGTCGGGTACGACTCCGTCTCGAACTACGCTCGGTTCAGCTTCGGCAACGTGCAGCTGAGTTCCGGTCTGGAATTGATCCCGTTGCTCGTCGGCTTGTTCGGTGTGGCCGAGGCGCTGCTGCAGATCGAGAAGCACGCCGTCGCCTCGGGCCGGGTCCCGCTGGGCTCCTTCCGGATCTCGAGGTCGAAGCTCCGATCCCTGACTCCCGGCGTGTTCGGCGGAACCGGCGTGGGGTTCTTCACCGGTCTGCTTCCCGGGGTCGGAGGCGACATCGGCGGCTTCGTGGCCTACAACGAGACGAGGCGCTTCGCGCGCGACAAGTCGGCGTTCGGCCAGGGAGACCCGCGGGGCGTCGCGACGGCGGAGGCAGCGAACAATGCGAGCAACATGGGGTCCCTGGTACCTACCCTGGCGCTCGGCATCCCCGGCAACACCCAGGCTGCGGTCATGATGGGCGCACTGCTGATCCACGGGCTCCAGCCCGGTCCCGCCCTGTTCAGCGGTCGACCGGACCTTGTCTACGGTTCCTTCGTCGCGATGCTGCTGTCCTTCGTCGTGATGCTTGTGCTCGGACTGGCCGGCGTGCGCCTCTGGGCACGCATGATCCAGGTCCCCAGCCAGTACCTCTGGCCGGCAGTCCTCGTGCTCTCGGTGGTGGGGTCCTACGCGGTCCGGACCAATCCGTTCGATGTCCTGGTGATGGCGGGGGCCGGCGTGCTGGGCTATTTCATGGCCAAGGCCAGTATCCCGGTGGCCCCCTTCCTGATCGGTGTCATCGTCGGGCCCATCGCGGAGGAGAACTATCGCCGCGCCATGATCACGCATGACGGCAGTTACAGCTGGATGCTGGAGCCGTTGACGTTCACGTTGCTCGCGCTGGCTGTGCTGTCCGTGGTCGGCTCGCTGTGGCGGAGCCGGCGGGACAGGCGGCGAGCGGATGCCGAAGCGCAGGGAGTGTCCGGCGGCGTGTAG
- a CDS encoding IclR family transcriptional regulator encodes MTEDRPVLEGVSVLGKISALLEVLAARDQAAAAELAELLGEPRSSVHRMLRQLHDIGWIEPAGPRGQWAIGLHLFRLGSSAVRRMDVRRAALPHMQELNEATGETVFLIVQRGMEGVCIERIEGRRVQSIALVLGGAVPLHVGAGPLCLLAWLDDNQHREWLIHAAEHGLEQMNLPTPPTVRQVEARLREIRERGYALSDRDVTPGIAAIGAPVFDFRGQLVAAISVSGIAESVLDPGLRLAERVMEAARRTSFDLGFGVRSTRSNE; translated from the coding sequence ATGACTGAGGATCGGCCCGTCCTGGAGGGCGTCAGCGTCCTCGGCAAGATCTCCGCTCTCCTCGAGGTTCTCGCCGCCCGCGATCAGGCGGCGGCTGCGGAGCTGGCCGAGCTGCTCGGCGAGCCCCGCAGCAGTGTGCACCGGATGCTGCGCCAGCTGCACGACATCGGCTGGATCGAGCCCGCCGGGCCGCGGGGTCAGTGGGCCATCGGTCTGCATCTGTTCCGCCTGGGGTCGAGCGCGGTGCGGCGCATGGACGTACGCCGGGCGGCCCTGCCGCACATGCAGGAGCTGAACGAAGCCACCGGCGAGACCGTGTTCCTGATCGTCCAGCGCGGCATGGAGGGCGTCTGCATCGAACGCATCGAGGGCCGCCGGGTGCAGAGCATCGCCCTGGTGCTCGGCGGCGCGGTGCCGCTGCACGTCGGCGCGGGGCCGCTGTGCCTCCTCGCCTGGCTCGATGACAACCAGCACCGGGAATGGTTGATCCACGCCGCCGAACACGGCCTCGAGCAGATGAACCTGCCGACCCCACCCACGGTGAGGCAGGTCGAGGCACGCTTGCGGGAGATCCGCGAACGGGGTTACGCCCTGTCCGATCGCGACGTCACACCCGGCATCGCGGCCATCGGCGCACCGGTCTTCGACTTCCGCGGCCAGCTGGTCGCGGCGATCTCCGTGAGCGGCATCGCCGAGTCCGTCCTGGACCCCGGCCTTCGCCTCGCGGAGCGGGTCATGGAGGCCGCGCGACGGACGTCGTTCGACCTGGGCTTCGGCGTCCGGAGCACCCGCAGCAACGAGTAG
- a CDS encoding substrate-binding domain-containing protein, producing the protein MRFAKNALAGTCAVLVAGSLAACGGEEGSGGSGGGGGEDYTVGIVALDATQVTANRERRAAMETMEEMGWETVEVNSNGNPAEAISAMQNFVQRGVDAIVVQTYTADQLAAGLAAAEAADIPVFSSAGGDATGGMAGAVELVNAAAVNDPLIELLESKEDVELLQLRYTPGAPCRVRADDLDEKLEDLPHVNVTRQEVTIPGGQQSAQQATAGWLQQYPDTPGTDLVIWPCFSEAALGAIAAEAQLGRGPYELYTWDISEPAVQALQDGTMSAVLWIQVEEAGQQLAELINEYRENPEGWEPTTVAAPSVLLTPENIDQYLEENPDLAG; encoded by the coding sequence ATGAGATTCGCGAAGAACGCGCTTGCCGGTACTTGTGCGGTGCTGGTGGCTGGGTCGCTGGCCGCGTGCGGCGGCGAAGAGGGCAGCGGCGGGTCGGGTGGCGGCGGTGGCGAGGACTACACCGTCGGCATTGTCGCCCTGGATGCCACCCAGGTCACGGCCAACCGGGAGCGCCGGGCCGCCATGGAGACCATGGAGGAGATGGGCTGGGAGACCGTCGAGGTGAACTCGAACGGGAACCCGGCGGAGGCCATCTCCGCCATGCAGAACTTCGTCCAGCGCGGAGTGGACGCGATCGTCGTCCAGACCTACACGGCCGACCAGCTGGCCGCCGGCCTCGCGGCGGCCGAGGCGGCCGACATCCCGGTGTTCTCCAGCGCCGGCGGTGATGCGACCGGCGGCATGGCCGGCGCGGTCGAGCTGGTGAACGCCGCGGCGGTCAACGATCCGCTGATCGAGCTGCTGGAGAGCAAGGAGGACGTCGAGCTGCTGCAGCTCCGGTACACGCCGGGCGCGCCCTGCCGGGTTCGCGCGGACGACCTCGACGAGAAGCTCGAAGACCTGCCGCACGTCAACGTCACGCGCCAGGAGGTGACGATCCCGGGTGGCCAGCAGTCCGCGCAGCAGGCAACGGCGGGGTGGCTCCAGCAGTACCCGGACACCCCCGGAACCGACCTGGTGATCTGGCCGTGCTTCTCGGAGGCCGCCCTGGGTGCCATCGCCGCCGAGGCTCAGCTGGGCCGCGGTCCCTACGAGCTCTACACCTGGGACATCTCCGAGCCCGCTGTCCAGGCGCTCCAGGACGGGACGATGAGCGCCGTGCTGTGGATCCAGGTCGAGGAGGCCGGTCAGCAGCTGGCCGAGCTGATCAACGAGTACCGGGAGAACCCGGAGGGCTGGGAGCCCACGACCGTCGCTGCGCCGTCGGTGCTCCTGACGCCGGAGAACATCGACCAGTACCTCGAGGAGAACCCGGACCTGGCCGGCTAG
- a CDS encoding sugar ABC transporter ATP-binding protein yields the protein MRGSSAVEAAAPLFASHRLVMEYGATRALAGVDVIIERGQVHGLLGANGAGKSTLIKIIAGLQPPTSGRVELDGKPFLPRTPGESMRAGIRVAHQELAVVPGMSVRQNLALGQRFRGGVTEADYRALFEEWGIDVPLGTPIAQLAPALQAAVSLARSLVGNSRLILLDEPTASLGPHEVAGLFRIVRRRVAEGAAVVFVSHRLGEVSEVCTHATVLRNGSVVSSGPTTGLDEHELAELIAPSAPVTTSTADEAAASLREVSRDTAGAAVLSVRSMQLQTAVADVSFDIAPGEVLGLAGLVGAGRTEVVEALMGLRRLLGGTIELDGRPYHPRNPADAVRRGVALVPEERAAQAIFPSRDVVFNCSSSRFRELGRGPGGWVIAPKAYERTTRTVMEDLRLKAGSLKDLITSLSGGNQQKVVLGRVLYDGLRLLLLDEPTRGVDVGARRDFQKLIRRVADSGVGVLYISSELAELSFCDRIQVMAEGRTTIEAPSGADFDEDDLTRLCFIRRTPTGARS from the coding sequence ATGCGTGGGAGCAGTGCCGTGGAGGCGGCCGCGCCGCTGTTCGCCTCACACCGCCTGGTGATGGAGTACGGCGCCACGCGGGCGTTGGCCGGCGTGGACGTGATCATCGAGCGGGGGCAGGTCCACGGTCTGCTCGGTGCGAACGGGGCCGGCAAGTCGACCCTCATCAAGATCATCGCAGGGCTCCAGCCCCCCACGTCCGGCCGCGTCGAGCTCGACGGCAAGCCGTTCCTCCCGCGGACTCCGGGTGAGTCGATGCGGGCCGGCATCCGGGTCGCGCACCAGGAGCTGGCCGTCGTGCCCGGGATGTCGGTGCGGCAGAACCTGGCCCTGGGGCAGCGGTTCCGGGGCGGGGTGACGGAGGCGGACTACCGGGCGCTGTTCGAGGAGTGGGGCATCGATGTCCCCCTGGGCACGCCGATCGCCCAGCTCGCTCCCGCCCTCCAGGCGGCGGTCTCCCTCGCCCGTTCGCTGGTGGGGAACAGCCGGCTGATCCTCCTCGACGAGCCCACCGCCTCGCTCGGGCCGCACGAAGTGGCGGGGCTGTTCCGCATCGTGCGCCGCAGGGTGGCCGAGGGGGCGGCGGTGGTGTTCGTCAGTCACCGGCTGGGTGAGGTCAGCGAGGTCTGCACCCACGCCACGGTGTTGCGCAACGGTTCCGTGGTCAGCAGCGGGCCCACGACGGGTCTGGACGAGCACGAGCTCGCGGAGCTCATCGCCCCCAGCGCTCCGGTGACCACCTCGACCGCGGACGAGGCAGCCGCGTCCCTGCGCGAGGTGTCGCGCGACACCGCCGGTGCCGCGGTGCTGTCGGTCCGGAGCATGCAGCTGCAGACCGCCGTCGCGGACGTGAGCTTCGACATCGCCCCGGGTGAGGTGCTCGGCCTCGCCGGTCTCGTCGGTGCCGGGCGCACGGAGGTCGTCGAAGCCCTCATGGGCCTGCGCCGACTCCTCGGCGGCACGATCGAACTCGACGGGCGGCCCTACCACCCGCGCAACCCTGCGGACGCCGTTCGTCGCGGGGTCGCTCTCGTCCCCGAGGAACGAGCCGCCCAGGCCATCTTCCCGAGCCGCGACGTCGTCTTCAACTGCTCGAGCTCGCGATTCCGCGAACTCGGTCGCGGTCCGGGTGGCTGGGTCATCGCTCCCAAGGCCTACGAGCGGACGACCCGGACCGTCATGGAAGACCTCCGGCTCAAGGCCGGCTCGCTCAAGGACCTGATCACGTCGCTGAGCGGTGGGAACCAGCAGAAGGTCGTCCTGGGGCGCGTGCTCTACGACGGCCTCCGCCTGCTGCTGCTCGACGAGCCCACCCGCGGCGTGGACGTCGGAGCTCGTCGTGACTTCCAGAAGCTGATCCGCCGGGTGGCCGACAGCGGCGTGGGGGTCCTTTACATCAGCTCCGAGCTGGCCGAGCTGTCCTTCTGCGACCGCATCCAGGTCATGGCGGAGGGGCGTACCACGATTGAGGCGCCGTCCGGGGCCGACTTCGACGAGGACGACCTGACCCGCCTCTGCTTCATCCGACGCACTCCGACGGGAGCACGGTCATGA
- a CDS encoding ABC transporter permease: protein MTKAWSTAATIQDDLGPAEDGHEVVASTRGVRVVGFFGKYGTLVVLGVMIVLFTALLGEKFFSVSNFENILVQSTISVVIALGLTMVLMVGEFDLSVGYVASLAGVMTAALYGGSTGNKLLMVLAVVGTGALVGLINGLVVTKLGVNALVATLGVGSLVVGVNYYVTEGTPQSLDESGLDLLQIYLGRIGPIPWAVVVLIGVTALLWLVLNKTTFGLEVQAVGGNRVAAELSGIRVHRVVIAAFVIGGLLAALGGLLITANVGSGQSTGGEGFLLSSFAAAFLGSAALRNGEFHVLGTLIGVLTVAVGINGMAIYGVSASASYIFQGALLIAAVGMSTAARRRIAGRRVGH, encoded by the coding sequence ATGACCAAGGCTTGGAGCACCGCCGCGACCATCCAGGACGACCTCGGTCCCGCCGAGGACGGCCACGAGGTCGTCGCGAGCACCCGTGGCGTCCGCGTCGTCGGCTTCTTCGGCAAGTACGGGACGCTCGTCGTCCTCGGCGTGATGATCGTGCTCTTCACAGCACTGCTGGGGGAGAAGTTCTTCTCGGTCAGCAACTTCGAGAACATCCTCGTCCAGTCGACGATCAGCGTGGTGATCGCGCTCGGGCTCACGATGGTGCTCATGGTCGGCGAGTTCGACCTGAGCGTGGGGTACGTGGCCAGCCTGGCCGGGGTCATGACCGCTGCCCTGTACGGCGGCAGCACCGGCAACAAGCTCCTGATGGTCCTCGCGGTGGTCGGCACCGGCGCGCTGGTCGGCCTGATTAACGGACTCGTGGTCACCAAGCTCGGGGTCAACGCCCTGGTCGCCACCCTCGGCGTCGGAAGCCTCGTGGTGGGCGTGAACTACTACGTCACCGAGGGGACGCCCCAGAGTCTCGACGAGTCGGGGCTGGACCTGCTGCAGATCTACCTCGGCAGGATCGGTCCGATCCCTTGGGCCGTCGTCGTCCTGATCGGGGTCACAGCGCTCCTGTGGCTGGTCCTAAACAAGACCACCTTCGGCCTCGAGGTCCAGGCAGTGGGCGGCAACCGGGTAGCGGCCGAGCTCAGCGGTATCCGCGTGCACCGGGTCGTGATCGCGGCGTTCGTCATCGGCGGCCTGCTCGCCGCGCTCGGCGGGCTGCTGATCACCGCCAACGTCGGCAGCGGGCAGAGCACCGGCGGTGAGGGTTTCCTGCTCTCGTCCTTCGCGGCGGCGTTCCTCGGATCCGCAGCCCTCCGCAACGGGGAGTTCCACGTCCTCGGGACCCTCATCGGCGTGCTCACCGTCGCGGTGGGAATCAACGGCATGGCGATCTACGGCGTGAGCGCCTCGGCGTCCTACATCTTCCAGGGCGCTCTGCTGATCGCTGCGGTCGGCATGAGCACGGCCGCCCGGCGGAGGATCGCCGGGCGAAGGGTGGGCCACTGA
- a CDS encoding FGGY family carbohydrate kinase, whose amino-acid sequence MPAPVLPGTGRLLVGIDKGTSVTKTAVFDETGRQVVSASRRIQQIHDLPGWHEEDPEETWARTAATIRDCMTVLGPRAADVAAVGVVGHMGGAWFVDGEGRSVRNAIAWPDTRANAVVHRLENGPDHEEYLRLTETAALPGMTVMLLAHLRHSEPELLGGTSLVLNAKDFIQLRLTGRAVSEPSDAAFVPVDIDTLAHSDRVLEILDALPWSGKFPDLVRSGEVMGEVTGAAAEHTGLPVGTPVVAGLGDAPAAMVGCGALVPGSAVSILGTSWLSANVVSDPHGGTRGIGWMYPMPNGMFAHFVANQSGASTLDWWLERLAPELVEARDFSVLDREVLARPEARTALTFLPYLSAAGLQAPFKDPALRGTLLGVEDASTRGDVFRAVYEGMAYAMYDCYSAFGGPPKTLRLTGGGAASAIWPGVLSNVMGVPVELLAADEGAALGVAALAGTTVGLWPSLDDAVDTVVQVTRRLEPDPELHGAHQDQFARFKDAQTLACSFYNAHRGEHS is encoded by the coding sequence ATGCCGGCCCCCGTGCTGCCGGGTACCGGACGGTTGCTGGTCGGCATCGACAAGGGCACGTCGGTCACCAAGACCGCCGTCTTCGACGAGACGGGCCGCCAGGTCGTCAGCGCGAGCCGGCGCATCCAGCAGATCCATGACCTGCCGGGATGGCACGAGGAGGATCCGGAGGAGACCTGGGCGAGGACCGCCGCGACGATCCGTGACTGCATGACCGTGCTGGGACCGCGCGCCGCGGACGTGGCAGCGGTCGGCGTGGTCGGGCACATGGGCGGTGCCTGGTTCGTGGACGGCGAGGGGCGTTCCGTGCGCAACGCCATCGCCTGGCCCGACACCCGTGCCAACGCGGTCGTCCACCGTCTCGAGAACGGCCCGGATCATGAAGAGTACCTTCGGCTCACCGAGACCGCCGCGCTCCCGGGCATGACGGTGATGCTGCTGGCTCATTTGCGGCACAGCGAGCCCGAACTCCTCGGCGGGACCAGCCTGGTGCTCAACGCCAAGGACTTCATCCAGCTGAGGCTCACCGGGCGGGCGGTCTCCGAGCCCTCGGACGCCGCCTTCGTGCCGGTGGACATCGACACGCTCGCCCACTCCGATCGCGTCTTGGAGATCCTCGATGCGCTGCCGTGGTCGGGGAAGTTCCCCGATCTCGTGCGGTCGGGCGAGGTGATGGGAGAGGTCACGGGAGCGGCCGCCGAGCACACCGGGCTCCCGGTCGGCACGCCGGTCGTCGCCGGCCTCGGCGACGCTCCGGCCGCCATGGTCGGCTGTGGCGCACTGGTTCCCGGGTCGGCGGTGTCGATCCTTGGGACGAGCTGGTTGAGCGCCAACGTGGTGAGCGACCCGCACGGCGGCACGCGCGGGATCGGCTGGATGTATCCCATGCCCAACGGCATGTTCGCGCACTTCGTGGCGAACCAGTCCGGTGCCAGCACCCTGGACTGGTGGCTGGAGCGGCTGGCGCCCGAACTGGTGGAGGCCCGAGACTTCTCCGTCCTCGACCGGGAGGTCCTGGCCCGTCCGGAGGCGAGGACCGCGCTCACCTTCCTGCCCTACCTCTCCGCGGCCGGGCTGCAGGCGCCGTTCAAGGACCCCGCGCTGCGCGGGACGCTGCTCGGAGTAGAGGACGCCAGCACCCGCGGCGACGTGTTCCGGGCCGTCTACGAAGGCATGGCCTATGCCATGTACGACTGCTACTCCGCCTTCGGCGGGCCGCCGAAGACGCTCCGGCTGACCGGTGGTGGAGCGGCCAGCGCGATCTGGCCGGGGGTGCTCAGCAACGTCATGGGGGTTCCCGTCGAGCTCCTCGCGGCGGACGAGGGCGCTGCGCTGGGCGTCGCCGCGCTGGCCGGCACCACCGTCGGTCTGTGGCCGTCGCTGGACGATGCCGTCGACACCGTCGTCCAGGTCACCCGCAGGCTGGAACCGGACCCCGAGCTGCACGGCGCCCACCAGGACCAGTTCGCGCGCTTCAAGGACGCGCAGACGCTGGCCTGCAGCTTCTACAACGCCCACCGCGGCGAGCACAGTTGA